AAAGCGTGGAAGGTGAACAGAGTTATTACTCTCTCCAGACCCACAGCCAGTGACCGCCTGGCCTCTCCTCTGATGCCTCTGAGCAGGAACACACTCCTTCCTCCCATCAGCACTGGGGACGCTGAGCCCAGGCACTCTGGACAGCACTTCAGACCTACTCGGGTATGGGACGAGTAAAACTGCATACTAGTTGTACATCTTGAACTGACTTGATAAAACACTTAATACTATCACCTGCTAATAACAAAACGCAATTTTATTTTGTGTAGCGGCATAGAGACTCATCCAGTCGTGCCCACAGTGCTGTTACAGATGAAGCAGGTAGTTTGCTTCCTCGGGATCGGCTTCATCAATTGGACGTATTCTCCCGTCCCAACACCACCCACACCTACAGGGTATGGCTATAGTCACACATGGTGGTCACACATTATTACCACTACAGCATGATTTTGGTATATTTTGTAGGTTTATTTTGTAAAGGATGAATGTGGAATATGTTTGCCTGCGTCCCAGTCAGTGAGATTTAACTCTGGGTTCTGTTGCAGTCAGACACCCCTTACCGCCGCTCCTTCACGGTGCTGGACAACATTGGACAGGGACGTCCTGGCAGGGCATCTGTGGGTACAGGTGGGCACCTCGTTTTACATTGCATACTGTACACAGTTTCTACACATTTCTTTTTGTGACTGACTGATTgagtctctgtctggtatcctgGCAGACTCTCTGGGCATCGGAGTGACGGGCATCAGTTTGGGCATCAGCAGCTCCTCCTTCCTGGACTCCTTTGCCCAACACCCCCTGGGCCACTCCCCCATTGAAGATGAGGAGGAGCCTGATACACAAGCCCCTCCCCCAGGTCAGTAGGCATCTCCAATGGTCCTCATCATTTCTAAAAGGCTGTGGCTGTGGATCCGACTTCTCACGGACCTTTATTTACCCAGACTACAGATCCCGAAGCTTCTACGCTTGTGTTTATTCACAACTTTATGCTTTCTCTGCTCTACTTGTAAAGAACAGTCTACTCTGGCGAACAGGTCTCATTTAATAAAGTTatatcaaagctgaatcaatgtctgcAAGATCACATCATATAAAGTCATAGTATAACATTACTCTACGACAAAATCACCACTGCATTTTTCTTTCATGTGGCCAAAACTCAACAGGGTGCGCCACTAGGCAAAATACACAGGTAGGCTATGCTACAGTTTGCACCATTTGCTCAAAAATGTGCTCACTGAACATCATTCAAAACACCACTGAACAACTCAAGATGATCTAAATGCAtatccccatgaaactgattgagatAAAACGGGTTGGTAAAACTTGAAATGGTCATTCACGATTGATTGGGAAATGTGAAGGGAAGGAGACCTCAAAAATGTGCTCATAAAGTAGAGGTAAAGAAGCACATACACAGAACGGACGGTGATCCACACATGCCCCGGCACCTTTAATCCGTGAAAAAAAGATCTGCGGCCACTCCGTTAATAAAACATGTCGCTGGGTTGTGTTTGGTAATTAAGTATGTTTATGAGAGAGTTTGGTCGTAGCCTCTGATTACGAGGAAAGTAGTTATCTTTAAATAGAGACGAATTTGAGTATTAACTATCAATGCTCATTAACACTTGTCTTCTTTGTCCtgatctcctctcttctcagctcTACTGGTGCCTGTTTCAGTCCCAGCAAGCTCCCACAACCGGGGTGGCTTCATGTCCCACAGTAGCAGACCTGGGTTGTAGCTGCTTTGACCTCGCCCACCTCCACCTTCTCCAACCACACTCTCCTCAGCACAGCAAGGTGCAAGCCCTGCTTCCAATCCCAACGGTGCCCTCAAACGACACTTTATACAGAAGCAGATCTTTTGTACAATGTACTGTTTGGTGATTTTATTTATTGATGCTTTTTGTTTTTCGAGAGCCTTATTTTTGTATTTTGGAACTCTCAGCTTACCTGGCTGCCAAAGATAGTAAACTGTCTCATTTACCACCTGTATGTCGGTATGTactctaccgttcaaaagtttggggtcacttagaaatgtccttgttttttaaataaaagcacATTTCTTGACcattaacatcaaattgatcagaaccatcactcctgtgttccaatggcacattgtgttagctaatccaagtttataattttaaaaggctaattgaacattagaaaaccattttgcaattatgttagcatagctgaaaactgttgaaAACTTCTGAAActagtcagtctattcttgttctgagaaattaaggctattccatgcaagaaattaccaagaaactgtactactcccttcacagaacagcgccaactggctctaaccagaatagaaagaggagtgggaggccccagtgcacaactgagcaagtacattagagtgtctagtttgagaaacagatgcctcaagtcttcaactggcagcttcattaaatagtacccgcataacaccagtctcaaagtcaacagtgaagtggcgactccgggatgctggccttctaggcagagttgcaaagaaaaaaacatatgtCAGACTGGcgaataaaaagaaaagatgaagatgggcaaaagaacacagacactggatagAGGAAGATTGGATAAAAGTGTTATAGACAGAGtttaagtttgaggtgttcggatcacaaagaagaaagaacattcgtgagacgcacaaaaaaatggaaatatgctggaggagtgcgtgacaccatctgtcaagcatggtggatgcaatgtgatggtctgtgagtgctttggtggtggtaaagttgGAGATTTGTACACGGtgaaagggatcttgaagaaggaaggctatcactccattttgcaatgccatgccataccctgtggatggCTCTTAAAttgagccaatttcctcctacaggacaatgacctgaagcacagctccaaactttGCAAAAAcgatttagggaagaagcagtcagctggtattctgtctataatggagtggccagcacagtcatcggatctcaaccctattgagctgttgtgggagcagcttgaccgtatggtacgtaagaagtgtcCATCAATCCAATTTGTGgaaggtgcttcaggaagcatggggtgaaatctcttctgATTACCAAGACTGTAATTGCTgaaaatggaggattctttgacgaaagcaaagtttgaaggacacaattactATTTCAATTagaaatcattatttataacttGTCATCGTCTTGACTATTTCCTATTCAGGTATGTATTAAtggaaacaaggacatttctaagtgaccccaaacttttgaacgttaTTGTGTGTACTGTATCTATGGTTTAGATGTATATGTGTGAATGTATATTGTCTGTTCTTTTCTCTGATCTATCTCTATACTCTTAAGTAATTCTATGCAGGTAATGGGAAGTCAAAAGCATTTTGCACACTGACACGCTTCGTCAGGCTGCTTTGTACTTTTCTAAGGACATgattttttattttcccatgtgTAAAAAGACGAGCACAAAACCTCTGGGTTTCACATAGCATACCTTAACAGGGGGAGACGAGACGAGCTTTAGACGCTAACTAAATGGGTAGGTATTTGGTGTTTTCCTCACAAGCCTTTTTGTGATGAGGGCTTAGTGTAAGCCACAGGAGACATGTGAGGGAATAGAGGGGCTGTATTAGTACTGGGACAATTCACCTCACTGCAGTAGAAGCCATATGTTGTTTTCAGCAGAGGGACTAGCTGAGCCTAGATCAGTCAGGCAATTTTTATATAAATACGTGATAGATGTGTGACTAGAGGGCATGCAGGTAACAAGTTTTAATCCAAATTTGACCTTCTACCTTTAAGATTTCTGATAAATGTAATAGGGGTTTATAAGCACATGTATGTTTCTAGTCCCTTGTGCTTAACACAAGATATATTGGCGCTCCTTTGCATTTCCTAATTATGACTGAGATGGAAGGTTTTTATGTATATTTTCCAAAACAGAACTGCAGGTCCCCTTCTATTTCAATGGCTTCCACAAccattgtaaagtgactgttctactggatgtcataaggtgaatgcaccaatttgtaagtcgctctggataagagcgtctgctaaatgacttaaatgtaaatgtaaacagtcAGGAGCACCAACTAACATGGAGGTATTTGACTTCTTTATAGAGTTAGGTTGCACTGGATGGTCTCTTGTAGATGGCATTAATAAAGCTTGAAATGCAGCATAGTTCTGTATGGATTCCTTTTTAAGTTTATCCCAGAATTTTATATAGAATAATAAAGATGTGTATTCAAATAAATATAATTATTGAATTGCCTCTCAAGGCTCTTGGATTATTCACCGTAACATAAAACACCTCAAATACAAAATGCTATGTTTGACATGTGATAGTTATAAAGTACTAGTGTATAAAGATACTATAAATTGGACTTACAGTATAACAGGATAGAAATTGCACTAACTAACAACTAAGTAACATTTGGTGTGGATGCATATGGAATACACAAGTTGCTGCCAACTATCTAAAATTACTTgcaacactaaacaaaaatataaacacaacatgtaaagtgtttgtcccatatttcatgagctgaaataaaagttcccagaaatgttccataagcacaaaaagcttattgctctccaattttgtgcacaaatttgtttacctacctgctagtgagcatttctcctttgccaagataatccatccaccagacaggtgtggcatatcaataaactGATTAAACCTCATGCTCATTACATAGGTCACctttgctggggacaataaaaggccactctaaaatatgcagttttgtcacacaacacaatgccacacgtctcaagtatgagggagtgtgcaattggtattctgactgcaagaatgtccaccagagctgttgccagagaattgaatgatcatttctctaccataagccacctccaacgtcattttggagaattcggcagtacgtccaaccggcctcacaacaacGGACCACGTGTACCCACATCCGGCTTCTtgacctgcgggatcgtctgagaccagaccCTGAACAGCTGATGAATGTGTGAGTTTGTACAATCAAagagtttctgacagtttgtgcagaagttATCTCAGGgaagcaggcataagctacggacaacaaacacaattgcattttatcgatggcatgcacagagatactgtgacgagatcctgaagtcctttgttgtgccattcatccgccataCATCACCTCatctttcagcatgataatgctcgtccccatgttgcaaggatctgtacgcAATTCTTGGATgctgaaaatgtctcagttcttccatggcctgcatactcaccagacatgtcatccaCGGAGGATGTTTGGAATGCTCTTGATCGATGcctacgacagcgtgttccagttcacaCCACAggtgcggagatcatccgttcacctactttgcgtctCTCAAATacacggttggaaccaaaatttggactcatcagtccAAAGGACTgctttccaccggtctaatgtctattatattattattataatgtctatttctcgtgtttcttggctcaagcaattttttttttttttttggtgtcctttagtactggtttctttgcagcaattagaccatgaagtcctgattcacgcagtctactctgaacagttgatgtagagatgtgtctgttacttaagctatttgggctgcaatttctgaggtgcagttaactctaatgaactcaacctctgcagcagaggtaactctcgagtcttactttcctgtggcggtcctcacgagagccagtttcatcatagtccttgatggtttttgcgactgcacttgaagatacgttcaaagttcttgacattttctggattgactgaccttcatgtctcaaagtaatgatggaatgttgtttctctttgcttatttgagctgttcttgccataatataccataatatagacttggtatttatcaaataaggctatcttctgtataccacccctacctcgtcacaacacaactgattggctcaaaagcattaagaaggaaagaaattccacaaatgaacttttaacaaggcacacctgttaattgaaattcatttcAGGTGACGaccacatgaagctggtttagagaatgccaagagtgtgcaaagctgtcatcaaggcaaagggtggcttctttgaagaatctcaaatataaaatatattttttgttactacatgattccatatgtgttattttatatttttgatgtattcactattatactacaacatacaaaaatagtaaaaataaagaaaaacccttgaattagtaggtgtgtacaaacttttgactggtactgtatatatatagtgtccTTTATTTTAAAGGGTTTGAAGACTTCACTTTTTTCCTTTCCCTCCTGTTTGGGCATTCCTCCCTTTTTGGAATatttgtttgaactgcagattacCCCTTTAACCTTAAATTGTCTCCTACCTCGCATACAGCACACAACCATTCATTGACTGAGGTATAAAAGTAAGCACACAActcacctagctagctagttaggttGATAGATGACAGTGGCCAACAAATTGATAAGTAAAGTTACCATACTTGCTAGCTAACACATAGTTGAGTACTACAGAAGTACTATTTTCTTAGTTGTTGGGCGCCACAAAGTAGTTCAAAGTAATTCAAAACAGATATTGGCTGTAAAAGTTAATTACAATAACGTATCAAAACCTACTAGTCTTCTTTATCAAAACTGTCGaagtagctagctggctaagaaCTTCACTTGCTTTGTTTATAAAATGTGGTGCTCTGTCCTGTCCACAGAGTGTAGGTTAAGGGTCAGCATACATAGGTTTGGTTTGTTCATAGCAGAAATCAGCTAGGTGAAGCAAACTTCTGCACTTGCATACTccctaacatttttttttaaagcggcAATATTACTGTTGTTTTTCCTTCTTGCGCTACCGTAGCAACAACATAGCCATAAGACTTCCTGAAACTAGTTAAATAGTTAAGCAGAACAGTCCTTTGGAGGGAGTTATCACACAATAATCCCTGGGATCGAGGGCCTTGCTGCTTTTATATAATGGCTGCCAAAATATttataaaacattattttaatGAGTAAATACGTTTTTCTTAAGATGCTACCCAAGCCGCTGGTCATTAGTTATTTTCTCATGTTTTGACCAAGTCGTTAATCCTAATCATTTTCTTCCTTGCTATGCTAAACAAATCATTTCCATTTAGCTACCTAGTATAGATTTAATGATAATGAGAGACAAGAATGTCAATAAATAATGATTTAAAAGTATCAAATAGGCCTACATTGGCAACAACTATTATGGTTAGCGAGTCTGAGCTAATCAAGCTATAGTGACATTTCCGTTGATGGCAAGTGAGTGGAAGTAATGTCTGTGGTCCTGGtgatggtagcctagtggttagagtgttggacaagtaactgaaaggttgcaggatcaaatccctgagccgacaaggttaaatctgttgttctgcccctgaacaaagcagttaacccactgattagctcagttcctaggctgtcattgaaaataagaatttgttcttagctgacttgccttggtaaataaaggtaaaatattgaCAGTCAGTGCTTGCCTCTTCTGTGGTGGAAAATGGGACGTCCCACTCACATCGTTGCCAGCTAAAATGGCCCAGCACTTTTCTGTTCTCAATTAGGGGCTGCCAATAAATCTCACAGCCATTATGTTCCTTGCCTGCTGGCATGCATTGGATAACTTTTGCATTCTGAAGTTTCTACCCAAGTGTTTAGTCCTTCTCTCATGTTTTGACCCAGTCCTTAATTCTAATCATTCTATTTGTTCAATGTTGCTAAGCTAAAcatattcaaataaaataatatcCAATAGGCCTACATAGGCCATTGGCACTGTGCTGGTTAATGAATTAATGGAATTGCGAGTATTTACGGTTTCCATGGTGAATGTTTTTTTCCCAGAGGGAGATGAAGTTTATGAATTTCTTCcctgggctgtgggacagtggaaTTATGAGATTAACACGTCATGGTGTCCCTCAACTCATGCATATCAACCAATCAGAATCCAGGATCTAAACAACAAATTTTATATTCAAAATTAATCATTAAgataaatcaagaaatctgtaattaatTTAAACATTTCTGTTGAGGAGGTCTAAGTCACACAATTTTACATCTAGCTAAGATTTTTGGTGCAGTACTTTTGAAGTGAATTTTTTTCATGAAAACTATTTGCTGCTGCGCTTTCTGGTTGAATCACAGCAAACACTTAATTGAAAAATTATGTCCATAGTTCCCACCCCTACTGTTGATCAATCACagacgaaggggcgtagacttcggctacCGAACTTCAATTTGCCTCAGGATAAAAACATTTTATGTTGTGTGTGCGAACAGCCGGAAAAAATATCAGTCGAACACCAAAACTAACAAAAACATCACACATTTTAATTTAGGCATAATATAGGCACAAACTGTTTAGACTGGGAAGCATGCAACAGGCTTAACGAAAACATGCTTACGTCGATGCAAAAACACACTCGTATTGGTTACTTTTTTAGTGTGTTTTGTGGAATCAGGACTTTCTGATATCACAGGCTGATGACCACCCATTCTGTCTGTTGAAGCAGGTAGGGCAGCTAGGCAATCATGATTTTCATTCGTTTTCTTTAGTTTTGTAGTAATCATCCAAGTAGATATAAATAAATGCAAGTGTTAACATTAGGGTCACATTGATTTCTCAATTTAATCATTTTCTCAACTAACTGTCAGCAAAGAGTCAAACAAAAGAGGATATTTTATTAGATGTTGATACCGAGATGCAGATACTAATGTGTTTATTGGGCATTTTAAGCATAGCACAATTAAAATACATCAAAGACAATGACGCTAGTCGCTAGCTCATTTTACCTGCTTCATGCGAAAGCAGAACACAAGATAGCCTACACACGGACTTTGCGCTAAGTATCAATAGATTACCCCATCTGTGTTTTAAGCCTGTAGAATATAGAACAAAACAATGCAGcactaaatatatactgtaggatCTTGCCATACGTTCTCTATCCCCATTGTAAAGTACGATCAAAGCTCCATCTGTTTCTGTTGCATATTTTTGAGCAAAGTCTTTGCTGACATTCTTTGTCATCAAAAACCTCTATCCTCCTTTGTACTCAGACTCAGAATAAGTACTTGGACAACTGGCACAACTATAAACAAAAAGACAAAAAGCACAGCAGGTTACTGTAATGGAATTAATTTTGCTGGTGTGCGGTTCCCCCTCTGCTTCTCCTACCCAATCCATGGGTACCAGTGTTCAAATGCGACCACTCTTCGGAGGGTGTACCACAATTATTAACAGTCTCCCTCATAGTAGAATGGCTTTGTCATGGTAAGTCTTTGTAAATCACCTCTTTGTTGAGTCCAATGCTGCTGCAGACTACGAGACTAGGAGGTGGCAACAGCTCAACACTCCTTCCTGGTTCTCACTGTCTTGCTGCTGTACTTTATGGGGATCCCCCAGCGTCTCATTAGATAGACATCAAACATGTAGGCCACCCCAGGCTCCAGGCCCCCGATCACGGCCGTCGTGACAGCCCGCCGAGGGTTTAGCTCCTGGAAGTATTTACACACGACTCTCTCAGTGTCCGATCGTGACTCAGGCCCCATGCAGGGTGCCGTACCTCCCTTCTCGCCCTTACCCAGCCTCCGGCGGTACACGCAGTataggctcctctcctctgtgcccATCCATGCCAGGGTGATGGAGTCACAGCTCCTCAGCCTGTTGAAAGACTTAATCTGCAGGGTGGTGGGGAGCGAAGGTACCCCTTGACGATGGTAAGCAGAGGATGCCTGCATCTTAACAGAGGCCTTCAGTGCCCCTAGAGCAGCTTGTCTGGGGGGcacagttccctctctctccaggtggaTGAGGTAGGAGGGGCTGCCCTGGAGCCAGATTTGAGCCAAGTCTTCTCCCACAGCCTGTGAGCTAAGCTCTTGGCCCTTGCTGGAGATGGTGACCTTGATCTTCTCACTGCTTCCGCAGCTCTGGAGAGTGAGCAGGCCACTCTGCTGCCAACCCCGGGGACGGAAGCTAAAGAACTCCCCAGAGGTTGAGCCTCCATCCCGGAAGGTCACCCACCGGAGCTCCCCTTCCCTGAGTGGTGTGATAGCTGGTCGGGCCTCCTCATGTGTTTGAGCGAACGTTCCAGTATATGCTGCACTGGTTCCATTTAGCCTGTCAATCAAAAAGACGTCAAAGTAGTACTGCGTGTCGGGGACAAGCTCTGAAACAGTGCACACGCTCTCTGTTCCCTTACAAACACATTGGAGATCATCATGCTGGTCACGGAGCGCAGCAGGTGACCGGAGATCTGTTTCAGCatcccactgctgccaccaccagtTTTTGAGAATGGGCCACACAGTTACTTTCCTTTGTTTGTCCATCTTCTGCCGTTTCTTGTCTTTCTCCTGCTCTTTCCTGATGCCCTCCCGGGCGGCACAGAGGTTGCGGTAGTTGTGTTTGCGGTTGACAAGGACACAGTAGTCATAGATGCGTTGGGTGTGCGGCAGTCTTGTGAGGGAGGTACTGGGGCCCCAGCTGAGGGTGACACTGGTCATTCCTACACCCAGAGTGTGGACATGGGGGTCAGAGGGAAGCTCCGGGAAGGCCCCTGAGGGCCCAGAGCCCTGATGGAGGTACATGGTAgccctggtgtcctggtccttgGGGCGCAGTCTGAGGATGTAGATAGATGCTGGGGCATAGGAAGGACCTGTGTAGGTGTCCATGGCATTGCCAGTGTAGGTGTGTATCTTGGCTTCAGTTCCAGGCCCTCTCCACCACACCTCTGGCATACTCTTCTTGGTACTCCCTGTGCAGAAAACACTGTTATTTAAGCCACGGGTCATTAATATTCTGCCTCATACATCCGCACACATACTTACATTCACTAGACAGAACATACATTCACACTCATTGAAGATACAGTCTTACAGTTCAATACGTATCCTGATTACTTTAAATGAATACAGTAGTCAACTATAATCAATGAAGTGCAAAGAGGATAGTCCCTTATTCATATAAACCCCTTTTCACCATCATCCATTTTAATTTCTCCTTACCTTGGGAAATAAAAAGTGACCAAATGTTACACAATCGAAGTGAATAATTTAGGCAGACTTTGGGGAACATAGGGTTCAAACTCTGAATGATTTATGTGTCACAGTATAACTTCATAAAGCTGCTCATTTGTCCATCTAGAATACCCACTGATTTTAACTAAGCAGGCTGGTGAGGGCCATGTTGCATAACATCATTGCTAGCCTACATAGGCTACTTTTGGTAACTGTCCTTTTTGTGCTCAAcgagagattattattattttttaaatggaatatagttacagtatgtagCTTAGACTTAtctgttctctatttaaccctcaAGTTCTATTTCTGCAACTCTTTGAGAGGTTTCCACCAGATTTGCTATATTTTGGGTTCTGCTTAACCCATAGAAGCACAAATAAAATCTATTTGGCATGAATATGAGACATTTTCAATTAAATGGTAAAGGTCTGAATTTAGCTGAATTTCAGTTTGTACTGTATAGGCTATTACTTGCATGCCGTTCTGTACAAATCTATCAATCTTATAAAAGTTATTTTAAAAAGCAGAACCCTCTCTATATGTGTTATTATAAATGACAAATTTAAACCCTTTTCCTCAAGTATTggcaatacagtgccttgcaaaagtattcatcccccttgacgtttttcctattttgttgcattacctGTAATCTAAATAGATtttgatttcatgtaatggacatacacaaaatagtccaaatttgtgaagtgaaatgaaaaaaaattacttaaaaaaaaatacattaaaaaaaggaaaagtggtgcgtgcatatgtattcaccccctttgctatgaagtcccgaaataagatctggtgcaaccaattaccttcagaagtcacataaattgttaaataaagttcacctgtgtgcaatttaagtgtcacatgatctgtcacagagtctgcaacaccactaagcaagggggatcaccaagcaagcggcaccatgaagaccaaggagctcacCAAACAGGTCAgtgacaaagttgtggagaaggaCAGATCAAAGTTGGGTTATAAATacatatcagaaactttgaacatcccactgagtaccattaaatccattataaaaaataataagaatatggcaccacaacaaacctgccaagagagggccaccctccaaaactcatggaccaggcaaggagggcattaatcagataggcaacaaagagaccaaagataaccctgaaggagctgcaaagctccactgcAGATATTGGAGTATCTGTTCCCTAGGACCACTtcaagccatacactccacagagctgagctttatggaagagtggccagaaaaaaagccattgcttaaagaaaaaaataagcaaacatgtttggtgttttgccaaaaggcatgtgagagactccccaaacatatggaagaaggtactctggtcaaatgtaggtttttggccatcaaggaaaacgctatgccTGGCGCAAACCCAGCACCtgtcatcaccccgagaataccattGGCAGGGACTGTGAAACTGGTTAGTTTTTTATTAAGGAATGATGCatggcgctaaatacagagaaattcttgagggaaacctgtttcattcTTCAacagatttgagactgggacggaggttcaccttccagcaggacaatgaccctaagcatactgctaaagcaacactcgagtggtttgaGTGGAAACATTTTAATGTCTcggaatggcctagtcaatgcccagacctcaatccaattgggaatctgtggtatgacttaaagatggctgtacaccagcggaacccatccaacttgaaggagctggagttgttttaccttgaagaatgggcaaaaatcccagtggctagatgtaccaaGTTATAGtgacatatcccaagagacttgca
This genomic interval from Oncorhynchus keta strain PuntledgeMale-10-30-2019 chromosome 2, Oket_V2, whole genome shotgun sequence contains the following:
- the ndnfl gene encoding protein NDNF is translated as MMAAMALSWYLCLAVTLLCGPSWPQGHSALAPENEVPLRPTAWLPDGKVTSIHLPKGRTRRLYFTLKKKVVMMSVTVSPCDLPIEWTLTARTLKDKPPKSPHWSTKKSMPEVWWRGPGTEAKIHTYTGNAMDTYTGPSYAPASIYILRLRPKDQDTRATMYLHQGSGPSGAFPELPSDPHVHTLGVGMTSVTLSWGPSTSLTRLPHTQRIYDYCVLVNRKHNYRNLCAAREGIRKEQEKDKKRQKMDKQRKVTVWPILKNWWWQQWDAETDLRSPAALRDQHDDLQCVCKGTESVCTVSELVPDTQYYFDVFLIDRLNGTSAAYTGTFAQTHEEARPAITPLREGELRWVTFRDGGSTSGEFFSFRPRGWQQSGLLTLQSCGSSEKIKVTISSKGQELSSQAVGEDLAQIWLQGSPSYLIHLEREGTVPPRQAALGALKASVKMQASSAYHRQGVPSLPTTLQIKSFNRLRSCDSITLAWMGTEERSLYCVYRRRLGKGEKGGTAPCMGPESRSDTERVVCKYFQELNPRRAVTTAVIGGLEPGVAYMFDVYLMRRWGIPIKYSSKTVRTRKEC